A section of the Zygosaccharomyces rouxii strain CBS732 chromosome B complete sequence genome encodes:
- the RIB7 gene encoding 2,5-diamino-6-(ribosylamino)-4(3H)-pyrimidinone 5'-phosphate reductase (similar to uniprot|P33312 Saccharomyces cerevisiae YBR153W RIB7 Diaminohydroxyphoshoribosylaminopyrimidine deaminase catalyzes the second step of the riboflavin biosynthesis pathway): MSLVPLKPDLPVFLRPYLPPDNDSKPFITLTYAQSLDSRISKGHGIRTTISHPETKTMTHYLRYHHDGILVGTGTALADDPGLNCKYNDAMDQSPRPIILNHSGKWKFNGSKLQELYEKGHGKKPIIVVSELPVDEDSSVDYLVCQSRQWSILFDKLHKEYGLKSIMVEGGANVINQLLMSSNLVNSLIITVGPVYLGEKGVSVSPAGPLQLKDVDWWKGTSDVVMCARLH, translated from the coding sequence ATGTCACTAGTACCGTTGAAGCCTGATTTGCCGGTATTTCTAAGGCCGTACTTGCCTCCTGATAACGATTCTAAACCGTTTATTACTCTGACATACGCCCAATCACTGGATTCGAGGATCTCTAAAGGTCATGGTATTAGAACCACTATTTCACATCCAGAGACGAAGACTATGACCCATTATTTGAGGTACCATCATGACGGAATCCTGGTAGGGACAGGTACGGCATTGGCGGACGATCCTGGTCTCAATTGCAAATATAACGATGCTATGGATCAATCACCAAGACCCATTATCCTAAACCACAGTGGTAAATGGAAGTTTAACGGTTccaaattacaagaattgtacGAGAAGGGCCATGGTAAAAAGCCGATTATAGTAGTTTCTGAACTACCGGTGGATGAGGATTCAAGTGTCGATTATTTGGTATGCCAATCTAGACAATGGAGTATTTTGTTCGACAAATTGCATAAGGAATATGGTTTGAAATCCATCATGGTAGAAGGTGGTGCAAACGTGATAAATCAACTGTTAATGAGTTCAAACTTAGTCAACAGTTTGATTATCACAGTGGGGCCCGTATACCTAGGCGAAAAAGGTGTTAGTGTTAGCCCTGCTGGACCATTACAACTAAAAGATGTTGACTGGTGGAAGGGTACGAGTGATGTGGTAATGTGTGCAAGACTTCACTAA
- the SPP381 gene encoding U4/U6-U5 snRNP complex subunit SPP381 (weakly similar to uniprot|P38282 Saccharomyces cerevisiae YBR152W) produces the protein MDDSKSFEEKSDESMDSSESDEEGLVPLQRPVFLKRPGRQQGDDDDRDVKRRQTPMQVVERENQSLKAREDAQQLIGTNYSSEQDMVRRALTLDDDDSRDPELEKQLWFQRQEARSRARRDRLVAQQLEWEAYEHNRQQGSKQLNTTPAPAPTPAPASSSFTRTSNNDNRHFKPERVRDTTFGASKNSTQDTEYSIL, from the coding sequence ATGGATGATTCTAAATCGTTTGAAGAAAAGTCTGATGAGTCTATGgattcttcagaatctgatgaagaggGACTGGTTCCGTTACAAAGGCCTGTATTCCTCAAGAGACCTGGTCGCCAGCAAGgtgacgatgatgatagaGATGTTAAGAGGAGGCAAACTCCAATGCAGGTTGTAGAACGTGAGAATCAGTCATTAAAAGCTCGTGAAGATGCTCAGCAATTGATAGGAACCAATTACAGTTCTGAACAAGACATGGTGAGACGTGCACTTActttggatgatgatgattctaGGGATCCTGAACTAGAGAAGCAGCTGTGGTTTCAGAGACAAGAGGCAAGATCTCGAGCTCGCAGAGATAGACTAGTGGCCCAGCAGTTGGAATGGGAGGCCTATGAGCATAACAGACAACAGGGTAGTAAACAATTAAATACTACACCTGCACCTGCACCTACACCTGCGCCTGCTTCCTCCTCTTTCACAAGAACTTCCAACAACGATAATCGTCATTTCAAACCTGAACGTGTTAGAGACACTACATTTGGTGCAAGTAAGAATTCAACACAAGACACAGAGTATTCTATTTTGTAA
- a CDS encoding uncharacterized protein (conserved hypothetical protein), translated as MILSWLLQLLTACLLGVAYGDSQEAAKIARRMVDSESTLHFNTLNPDGTPVSFIEYYISSDSCPDLQEVSNNGNPILFLSTMSTSYKNWYQRGSMSLAVERYGKRRFENAFNQPRANLYGHLRNLTLSDEDQDKLIRCFIRKHPDAHRWLPGDKHPIIHDTIWVEFDVESLYFIGGFGDRSYIGTLTGDEYHRGIGKLYADHGHRDRVMDSNECEKSLWNQFTRFIKTLMIRY; from the coding sequence ATGATTTTAAGTTGGTTACTTCAGTTGTTAACAGCTTGTCTTCTAGGTGTAGCCTATGGTGATTCTCAAGAGGCTGCTAAAATTGCAAGAAGAATGGTTGATAGTGAATCTACACTTCATTTCAATACTTTAAACCCTGATGGTACTCCAGTATCCTTTATTGAATACTACATATCCTCAGATTCATGTCCTGATCTTCAAGAGGTtagtaataatggtaaCCCCATATTGTTTCTATCTACAATGAGCACTTCCTACAAGAACTGGTATCAAAGGGGCTCCATGTCATTAGCGGTAGAACGTTATGGGAAACGTCGTTTCGAGAATGCATTCAATCAACCAAGAGCTAATTTGTACGGTCATCTTCGTAATCTAACTCTATCGGATGAGGATCAAGATAAACTGATTCGTTGCTTCATTAGAAAGCACCCTGATGCTCATCGCTGGTTGCCAGGAGACAAACATCCTATTATTCATGACACCATATGGGTAGAATTTGACGTGGAGAGTCTATATTTCATTGGAGGCTTTGGAGACAGATCCTATATTGGCACTCTTACTGGTGATGAATATCATCGTGGTATTGGTAAACTGTATGCAGATCATGGTCATCGTGATCGTGTAATGGATTCTAATGAGTGTGAAAAGTCCCTTTGGAATCAATTTACAAGGTTTATCAAAACTTTAATGATAAGGTACTAA
- the MPD2 gene encoding protein disulfide isomerase MPD2 (similar to uniprot|Q99316 Saccharomyces cerevisiae YOL088C MPD2 Member of the protein disulfide isomerase (PDI) family exhibits chaperone activity overexpression suppresses the lethality of a pdi1 deletion but does not complement all Pdi1p functions undergoes oxidation by Ero1p) encodes MRFSWTLPLLLSANGCAAAWKERHVDLVMNIDDYYDQANSVDSYTMVEYTTQWCHHCKTLKPIFRDLMLSYDDDEGKLPIKFLDLSCEVFNSHKVCTELTGFPQINFIVPRDEPLVLHEPDYTSMPFYQRWWTRFRRHIQDPKWQLDKERVYGYSGNRDVESMRNFIETIRSKHEVHRLALRVTKPEYDCNDENDEQEIELCQLGQNYARQLDINNLDAEESRLENLIANNNEDQLKTVKFQLEIVKLLKPGPIPEKTEENVQEHDEL; translated from the coding sequence ATGCGTTTCTCATGGACTTTACCACTGTTACTAAGTGCCAATGGCTGTGCTGCTGCTTGGAAGGAAAGACACGTCGATTTGGTGATGAATATTGACGATTACTATGATCAAGCCAACAGTGTGGATTCATATACCATGGTGGAATATACAACCCAATGGTGCCACCAttgtaaaactttaaaGCCCATCTTCAGGGACTTAATGCTGTCCtatgatgacgatgaaggCAAACTGCCCATCAAATTTCTCGACCTCAGCTGTGAAGTTTTCAATTCCCACAAGGTATGTACTGAATTGACTGGGTTCCCTCAGATCAATTTTATTGTGCCTAGAGATGAACCGCTAGTACTACATGAACCAGACTATACATCAATGCCATTCTATCAAAGATGGTGGACACGCTTCAGACGCCACATACAAGATCCTAAATGGCAATTGGATAAGGAAAGAGTTTATGGATACAGTGGTAATAGAGATGTGGAAAGTATGCGTAATTTTATTGAAACTATTAGATCCAAGCATGAAGTACATAGATTGGCACTGAGAGTTACTAAACCTGAATATGATTgcaatgatgaaaatgatgagCAAGAAATAGAATTATGTCAATTGGGTCAAAACTATGCCAGACAATTAGATATTAACAATTTGGATGCGGAAGAATCCAGATTAGAAAATCTGATTGCCAACAATAAcgaagatcaattgaagacTGTTAAGttccaattggaaatcGTTAAATTGTTAAAACCAGGACCAATTCCAGAAAAAACCGAAGAAAATGTCCAAGAGCACGATGAGTTGTAG
- the APD1 gene encoding Apd1p (similar to uniprot|P38281 Saccharomyces cerevisiae YBR151W APD1 Protein of unknown function required for normal localization of actin patches and for normal tolerance of sodium ions and hydrogen peroxide localizes to both cytoplasm and nucleus), whose translation MSFYRRWHQPRYGNETLKSSTYIKTLVKIFLLLYSRGITYRKLIAVGIGMGLLEYFKGKSEDPVSASDVQEISEMIQVCDEESCDGGCENDDGEIEEGEVAFSKLKIDHETPLYNSSKPPKLHFVVPTSQKDWAHDACSENSASVEYQIHKWCESHESDFDKVGQGVKFNCAVSSLPKDIMDIQVMKRTKNNVLVLPHFVWIDGLTSDKVDETLDRLVPELLTKSVEELPLEAMGLRLAKEQAYVFICSHMKRDKRCGVMAPYLKKSIDKQLQKLGLYRDNSDFSPDGVRVAFVNHVGGHKFSANMQIYLKNPNTLIWLGRVTPRNVPYVVNELIVPEKPRLPWPEKVRCLQKYDCW comes from the coding sequence ATGTCCTTTTATCGCCGATGGCATCAACCTCGATACGGAAACGAAACACTTAAAAGCAGCACATATATCAAGACTCTTGTAAAGATATTCTTACTATTGTACTCCAGAGGAATAACTTATCGGAAACTAATAGCAGTTGGAATAGGGATGGGACTTCTCGAGTATTTTAAAGGTAAATCAGAGGATCCTGTAAGCGCATCAGACGTGCAAGAGATATCAGAAATGATCCAGGTGTGTGATGAGGAAAGTTGTGATGGGGGAtgtgaaaatgatgatggtgagattgaagaaggtgaagttGCATTCTCCAAATTGAAGATCGATCACGAAACTCCGCTTTATAATTCATCGAAACCACCTAAATTGCACTTTGTAGTCCCAACTTCACAAAAGGATTGGGCTCATGATGCATGTTCTGAGAATAGTGCAAGCGTTGAATACCAGATTCACAAATGGTGTGAGTCACACGAATCTGATTTCGACAAAGTAGGTCAAGGGGTGAAATTCAATTGTGCTGTTTCATCGTTACCTAAGGATATTATGGATATTCAAGTTATGAAAAGGACAAAGAATAACGTACTGGTATTACCACATTTTGTTTGGATAGATGGGTTAACAAGTGATAAGGttgatgaaactttggaCAGATTGGTACCAGAACTGTTAACGAAGAGTGTTGAAGAATTGCCATTAGAGGCAATGGGGTTAAGACTAGCCAAAGAACAAGCATATGTGTTCATATGTTCACACATGAAGAGGGATAAAAGATGTGGTGTAATGGCACCTTACCtgaagaaatcaattgataaaCAACTACAAAAATTGGGGCTCTATAGAGATAACTCTGATTTTTCGCCAGATGGAGTTAGAGTTGCATTTGTTAACCATGTTGGTGGGCACAAGTTTTCAGCTAATATGCaaatttatttgaaaaaccCAAATACTCTAATTTGGCTTGGTAGAGTTACGCCAAGAAATGTGCCCTACGTTGTTAACGAACTAATTGTACCTGAGAAACCACGTCTACCATGGCCAGAGAAAGTTAGATGTCTACAAAAATACGATTGTTGGTAA
- the ARA1 gene encoding D-arabinose 1-dehydrogenase (NAD(P)(+)) ARA1 (similar to uniprot|P38115 Saccharomyces cerevisiae YBR149W ARA1 Large subunit of NADP dependent arabinose dehydrogenase involved in carbohydrate metabolism small subunit is unidentified) gives MARLLHPKGTEISFTLNNGVRMPALGLGTANPHPEIGRTKQAVKAAVKAGYRHIDTAWAYGSEPFVGEAIKELMEEGVIRREDIFITSKVWPVLWDDVERSLNESLESLGVDYIDLWLQHWPLCYVKQEDTHGINGLARNPETPNGEPYYEVDGDWLETYVQMEKIYLDPSDNRVRSIGVSNFPVQYLERTLFECAVKPAVNQVEMHPRLPQFELNKFCRAHNILLEAYSPLGSHNAPNVHLQLVQDLAEKYSMSPSGILNSYHIRQGNAVVSRSVNTMRIASNVEFAALTEEELDNLDQLGITKPKRFVNEKWNAVVPGFSGEGPAI, from the coding sequence ATGGCAAGGCTATTACATCCTAAGGGGAcagaaatttcattcaCTCTAAACAATGGTGTTCGTATGCCAGCCCTCGGTTTAGGTACTGCTAATCCACATCCCGAAATTGGGCGTACCAAGCAAGCTGTGAAAGCCGCGGTTAAAGCTGGATACAGACATATTGATACTGCATGGGCATATGGTTCTGAACCGTTCGTCGGTGAAGCCATTAAAGAGTTGATGGAAGAAGGTGTGATTAGGAGAGAAGACATTTTCATTACGTCTAAGGTTTGGCCAGTCCTTTGGGATGACGTAGAAAGATCGTTGAATGAGAGTTTAGAAAGTTTAGGTGTTGACTACATCGATTTGTGGTTACAACACTGGCCCCTCTGTTATGTCAAGCAAGAGGATACTCATGGTATTAATGGGCTTGCAAGAAATCCGGAGACTCCAAATGGTGAACCCTACTACGAAGTTGACGGTGACTGGTTAGAAACTTATGTGCAAATGGAGAAGATTTATTTGGATCCATCAGATAACCGTGTGAGAAGTATAGGTGTGTCCAACTTCCCTGTacaatatttggaaagaactCTTTTCGAGTGTGCAGTAAAACCGGCCGTAAATCAAGTGGAAATGCACCCAAGATTGCCCCAATTTGAGTTGAATAAATTTTGTCGCGCACACAATATCTTGTTGGAGGCATATTCACCGCTTGGTTCTCATAATGCCCCTAAcgttcatcttcaattggtGCAGGATTTGGCTGAGAAGTACAGTATGTCTCCCAGTGGTATATTAAATTCTTACCATATAAGACAGGGCAATGCCGTTGTTAGTAGATCGGTGAATACGATGAGAATTGCTTCCAATGTTGAATTTGCTGCTTtgacagaagaagagttgGACAACTTGGATCAATTGGGAATTACAAAACCCAAGAGATTTGTCAATGAGAAATGGAATGCCGTTGTTCCTGGCTTCTCCGGTGAGGGACCCGCAATATAA